The Phoenix dactylifera cultivar Barhee BC4 chromosome 15, palm_55x_up_171113_PBpolish2nd_filt_p, whole genome shotgun sequence genome contains a region encoding:
- the LOC103722296 gene encoding uncharacterized protein LOC103722296, with product MFTEGLDSHALRWVREGQASFLNPRQGMDPLHGLRNGGRGLGIPPPEKFRSGHLPRGAIPMSHTIPTEDESDSGSDMDESSDAEAEIYGGRYSVDSSPRDDVSGRRAPNGASTAAGSGNRYTVPVSGQHYYSSDGYSDLSSSRDTARQQPQQLRKQVHVNGYMEEEEEDGLSDSGWSSASLTGRNNGGVGMASRGSYRTESYSCNVPFRGDVKTNMQRVGVTSQGSCTAESYSYKVPIREDANVSADKAGVNSRGGYHSESYSRRVPFQEHVEATAEMDVLSDVPSAPPIHGSDQKISQASEPIPRSYDAHAACSKGPAIKQEARSHVNDKSNIPDENVRNTSSGAEVAPSSSSVPVRVPTFHASAQGPWHSVIAYDACVRLCLHAWARGCMEAPVFLENECALLRSAFGLLQILLQSEEELLAKRSSELASEGAAPKPRKTIGKMKVQVRKVRMSLDMPSGCSFSSLKAPMVKLESLRYRMSNFQSTLSSGWESLRKVRVLPHLPAHSSFSRHSLAYMHASAQYIKQVSGLLKIGVTTLRNSSTYEIVQETYSCQLRLKSSPEDDWVRMQPGSGETRVFFPDSVGDDLIVDVYDSKGKLCGRVVAQVANIAEDPSDKLRWWSIYHEPEHELVGRIQLCVNYTTSADENGALKYGSVAETVAYDIVLEVAMKAQRFQQRNLLLHGQWKWLLTEFASYYGVSDAYTKLRYLSYVMDVATPTADCLILVHDLLLPVMLKSHSKNTLSHQENRILGEIEEQIEQILSMVFENYKSLDESLPSGMVEVFCPATGAPAPALVPAVKLYTLLHDILSPEAQLKLCRYFQAAVKKRMRRHLVETDEYVVGKSEGNLMDVVTISTAYQKMRSLCFNIRNEIFTDIEIHNQHVLPSFIDLPNLSASIYSAELCSRLRAFLVACPPTGPSPPVADLVIATADFQKDLANWNISPIKGGVDAKELFHLYIILWIQDKRLALLESCKLDKVKWSGVQTQHMTTPFVDEMYDRLKDTLNEYEVIICRWPEYTFVLESAIADIEKAVVEALEKQYADVLAPLKDSMTPKKFGFKYVQKLAKRNSICPYTVPNELGILLNTMKRMIDVLRPKIEMRLKSWRSCIPDGGSVAAEDRLGEVNVTLRAKFRNYLQAVVEKLAENTRAQSTTKLKKIIQDSKDVIVESDIRSRMQPLKDQLIQTINHLQTVFEVHVFVAVCRGFWHRMGQDVLSFLENRKENRAWYKCARVTVAVLDDTFASQMQQLLGSNALQEKDLEPPRSIMEVRSVLCKDAPVHKDSNFYY from the exons ATGTTCACTGAAGGACTCGATTCGCATGCCCTTCGATGGGTTCGGGAG GGTCAAGCATCTTTCTTAAACCCTCGGCAAGGGATGGATCCTCTTCACGGTCTCCGGAATGGCGGACGTGGGCTTGGCATCCCGCCGCCGGAGAAATTCCGGAGCGGGCACCTGCCGAGAGGGGCGATCCCCATGTCCCACACCATCCCTACAGAAGATGAAAGTGATTCTGGCTCAGACATGGATGAGTCCTCCGATGCTGAGGCGGAGATCTATGGAGGAAGGTACTCTGTTGATTCTTCGCCTCGGGATGATGTCTCGGGGCGCAGGGCACCTAATGGAGCCTCCACTGCAGCTGGCAGTGGTAATCGGTACACAGTTCCGGTTTCAGGGCAGCATTACTACTCAAGTGACGGTTACTCGGACTTAAGTTCGTCAAGGGATACTGCTCGGCAGCAGCCGCAGCAGCTGAGGAAGCAAGTGCATGTGAATGGGTacatggaagaggaggaggaagacgggTTGTCGGATTCTGGCTGGAGCTCTGCTAGTCTGACGGGAAGGAATAATGGTGGTGTTGGTATGGCTTCAAGAGGGAGCTACCGCACAGAGAGTTACTCTTGTAATGTTCCCTTCAGAGGAGATGTGAAGACTAATATGCAGAGGGTTGGTGTGACTTCCCAAGGAAGTTGTACTGCAGAGAGCTACTCCTATAAAGTTCCCATAAGAGAGGATGCGAACGTTAGTGCTGATAAAGCCGGTGTGAATTCACGCGGGGGCTACCATTCGGAGAGCTACTCTCGGCGTGTTCCTTTCCAAGAACATGTGGAAGCTACTGCTGAGATG GATGTCCTTTCTGATGTCCCCAGTGCACCACCAATTCATGGCTCTGATCAGAAAATCAGCCAAGCTTCTGAACCAATACCGAGATCATATGATGCTCATGCAGCATGTTCAAAGGGCCCAGCTATTAAACAGGAGGCACGTTCACATGTTAACGATAAAAGCAATATACCAGACGAGAATGTCAG GAACACGTCAAGTGGTGCTGAAGTTGCCCCATCTTCTAGTTCAGTTCCAGTACGAGTTCCCACTTTTCATGCAAG TGCACAAGGGCCCTGGCATTCTGTgattgcatatgatgcatgtgttCGGCTATGCCTTCACGCATGGGCTAGAGGTTGCATGGAAGCTCCCGTTTTCTTGGAAAATGAATGCGCACTATTGCGAAGCGCTTTTGG TCTGCTGCAGATCTTGTTACAGTCAGAGGAGGAACTGCTGGCAAAACGATCTTCAGAGCTTGCCAGTGAAGGAGCCGCACCGAAGCCCAGAAAAACAATAGGCAAGATGAAGGTCCAAG TCCGTAAAGTGAGAATGTCTCTGGATATGCCTTCTGGCTGCAGTTTTTCATCCTTGAAGGCACCCATGGTAAAGCTTGAATCACTTCGATATCGCATGTCCAATTTCCAATCAACTCTTTCATCAGGATGGGAATCGCTTAGGAAAGTTCGTGTTTTACCCCATCTACCTGCACATAGTTCATTTTCAAGGCACAGCTTAGCATATATGCATGCTAGTGCTCAGTATATTAAACAAGTCTCTGGCCTTCTAAAAATTGGGGTTACTACTCTTCGTAACAGTTCAACATATGAAATTGTCCAAG AAACATATTCGTGTCAGTTGAGGTTGAAAAGTTCACCTGAAGACGATTGGGTTCGGATGCAACCTGGATCTGGTGAAACACGTGTGTT CTTCCCTGATAGCGTAGGAGATGATTTAATTGTTGATGTCTATGATTCCAAAGGAAAGTTATGTGGCCGAGTTGTAGCTCAAGTGGCCAACATTGCAGAGGATCCT AGTGACAAACTTCGCTGGTGGTCTATTTATCATGAACCGGAGCATGAACTTGTTGGACGAATACAACTTTGTGTAAATTACACCACCAGTGCAGACGAGAATGGTGCTCTGAAG TATGGCTCTGTTGCAGAAACTGTGGCTTATGATATAGTCTTGGAAGTTGCAATGAAAGCTCAACGTTTCCAACAAAGGAATCTGTTGCTGCATGGACAATGGAAATGGTTGCTGACAGAATTTGCCTCCTACTATGGGGTTTCAGATGCTTATACCAAACTAAG ATACCTTTCTTATGTTATGGATGTCGCAACCCCTACAGCAGACTGTCTCATTTTGGTTCATGATCTGTTGTTGCCTGTGATGTTGAAGAGCCATAGTAAGAATACATTGAGTCATCAAGAG AACCGCATTCTAGGAGAAATCGAGGAGCAGATTGAGCAGATTCTATCTATGGTTTTCGAGAATTACAAGTCCCTTGATGAGTCTTTACCGTCAGGAATGGTGGAAGTTTTCTGTCCTGCTACTGGGGCTCCAGCACCAGCATTGGTGCCAGCTGTCAAGCTGTACACTCTTCTGCATGATATACTATCTCCAGAGGCTCAACTAAAACTATGCCGTTATTTCCAG GCTGCTGTAAAGAAGAGGATGAGGCGGCACTTGGTTGAAACGGATGAGTATGTTGTGGGCAAAAGTGAAGGCAACTTGATGGATGTTGTGACGATTTCTACTGCTTACCAGAAAATGAGGTCACTCTGCTTCAATATCCGAAATGAAATTTTCACAGACATCGAAATCCATAATCAGCATGTACTCCCCAG CTTCATAGACCTTCCGAATCTATCCGCATCCATTTACAGTGCGGAACTCTGTAGTAGATTGCGTGCATTCCTTGTTGCATGCCCTCCGACTGGCCCTTCACCACCTGTTGCTGATCTTGTTATTGCAACTGCTGATTTCCAAAAGGATCTTGCTAATTGGAACATTAG TCCTATTAAAGGAGGTGTTGATGCTAAGGAGTTATTCCACttgtatattatattatggaTCCAAGATAAGCGCCTTGCATTGCTCGAGTCTTGCAAATTAGATAAG GTGAAATGGTCAGGAGTTCAAACACAGCATATGACAACTCCATTTGTTGATGAAATGTATGACCGACTGAAAGATACCTTGAATGAATATGAGGTCATCATATGCCGCTGGCCAGAATACACCTTTGTTCTGGAGAGT GCCATTGCAGATATTGAGAAGGCAGTGGTTGAGGCTTTGGAGAAGCAATATGCAGATGTGTTGGCCCCGTTGAAGGATAGCATGACACCTAAGAAATTTGGCTTCAAATATGTTCAGAAACTCGCAAAGCGCAATTCAATATGCCCTTATACTGTGCCTAATGAA CTGGGGATTCTCTTGAACACTATGAAAAGAATGATTGATGTTCTGCGACCCAAAATAGAGATGCGGTTAAAATCCTGGCGTTCTTGTATACCAGATGGTGGGAGTGTAGCTGCTGAGGATCGCCTTGGTGAAGTAAATGTAACATTGAGAGCGAAGTTCAGGAATTACCTGCAAGCAGTTGTAGAGAAACTCGCAGAGAAT ACTCGCGCACAGAGCACCACAAAACTCAAGAAGATCATCCAAGACTCAAAGGATGTTATAGTGGAATCTGATATTAGAAGCAGAATGCAGCCCTTGAAGGATCAGCTTATTCAGACAATCAATCACCTCCAAACAGTCTTTGAGGTTCATGTGTTTGTAGCAGTATGTCGAGGCTTTTGGCACCGAATGGGACAG GATGTCCTTAGTTTCTTGGAGAATCGAAAAGAGAACAGAGCATGGTATAAATGTGCACGAGTCACGGTGGCT GTTTTGGATGACACATTTGCATCACAGATGCAGCAGCTGCTTGGTAGTAATGCACTGCAGGAGAAAGACCTGGAGCCACCCAGATCAATCATGGAAGTGCGTTCAGTGCTCTGCAAGGATGCTCCTGTTCACAAGGACTCAAATTTCTACTATTAG